TCCATCGCTCAAGCGCGCTACGACGACGTCGTGCGTTGAGCACCTGCCGGGGCCCGCGGTTACGCGTGCCGTTGCAGATCTCGCGTCGCGCACCGCCGAGGCGGACGGGTGGGACCTGGAGCGCGCGATCGATCTGGCAGGCGAAACATTCGACGCATGCATGCCCCTCTCCTGGGCAGTTTTGCCGTCTGCCGGATCGGGAACCTCTTCCCCCACCCCCATCATGTTCTTCCACTACGGCGACTTCGTCGGCACTGATGCAGACAGTGGAATCGGGGTATCCCCGCGGGTATCCCGAGTATCGAAATACTCGCTCGGCGTCGAGTACCGCTGGCAGCAGGACGGCGAACTCACGGCGTCGGGTAGCGCGGTCTCGACGTACACATGGGATGTTCCGACGAAGTCGATCATTCGAGACGGCCAGTTGCCGCCCGACTCGTAGCCAAGTCAATCGCCGTGTGGGAGGTTCGGCCGGCGGTCCCTGCGGTGGCACTCGCGAGCAGGCTACGAGCCGTAGACGAGCCGGAATCGCTCGCACAGTACCGGCATGTCGGGTTCGTACCCCTTCGGGCTCTCCGAGTGAAGCCGCCAATAGCGTTCGTGGATGGTTCGCCACGACGCGAGGGTGCGGTCGTCCTCCCCCTCCGCCCGGGCGTGCTCCTCGGTCACCTCGTCGAAGGGCACGATCTCCACGCTCGTGGTGACAATGACCGCTCTCGGCTCACCGGCACCGTCGAGAATGATGCTGTATTCGCCAACCTGCGGCAGCGACTCTCCGGTGAACTCGTAGTCCCATACCGACGAGGCCGTACCTGTCTTCGTCCCATCAAGCACGAGTTGGAGCAGGCTATCCGCGTGCTCCTTCGTCGCTCCAAACGCCCAGGCTTCCGGGATCTCCGCGGGCAGCGTGGAGTCACTCGCTCGACGTGTCTCCCAGAACTCGCCAACTGTGGTCGCTGCCGTCATACGGTGCGCCCCTCAGACGGGTCAGTCTTCGTCGTCCGCATCTTCCGAGTCATCGGCGGCGGCGTGAGCGTCGTCTGTATCGTTTTCATCGTCGTCGTCATCATCTTCGTCGTTGTCGAGGTCGTCGCCATCCTCGTCGCCGTCATCGTCATCAACGTCGTCGTCAGCGTCGTCGTCAGCGTCGTCGTGGCCGTCCTCGTCGTCGCCCTCGCCGAGGTCGACGCCGTCAAGATCGTCTTCGTAGTCGGCGTAGTCGTTCTCGAGCGCGTCCTCGTCGGCGTCATCGAGGTCGGCAAGTTCCGCTGCTGCCTGCTCCGCCGCGGCGTGCTCGGCTGCTGCCTCCTTCGACTGGCGCGACTGCGCGTCTCGATATTGCGCGAGCCGTTCAGACCACGGCACCCATTCGGGGGCGAGCATCGACCCCTCGCCCGGCAGCAGCTCCACCTCAAGGACAGTCACCGGCGCGTCCTCGTCGACTCGGGCAATCGCCGCAGCCCACCGCCATCCGGGGTAACCGGCGAGCAAGCTCTCGAAGAACACCGTGACCGTGCGCTCGTCGTTCACCTCGTAACCAGCGTCACCGCCAATCGACTTGGCGTCGGTGATCTCTTCAAGCGCGGCGCGCGCCTGCGCACGCGACTCTCGGGTGAGGAGCACCGCGTCTGGTTCGATTGGTGTGCGCGCCTCGGTCGTCTCATCAGGCTGGGCTGACCCGTCGATGGCGGACTGTTCGGCGTTCTGCTCAGACATCGAAATCATCCGCCACTCGTCGCAGCATCGTGGCGACCTGGCGCGAAGCCTGCCGCTCTGGATACTGCCCGCCCTTGAGCTTGCCACCAACAGCGTCGAGCAGCTTGACGAGGTCTTCAATGATCACTGCCATCTCGTCGGCCGATTTACGGCTCCTCTTCGCGAGCAGTGGCGTGTCGATCACTCGCACTGACAGTGCTTGGGGGCCGCGACGCCCCTCGCCGACGCTGTACTCGAGCCGACTTCCGGCACGCACCTCGACGCCATCCGGGATCACCGACGCGTGCAGGTAGACCTGCTGTCCGTCTTCGCCCTGGATGAAGCCAAAGCCCTTGTCCTCGTCGTAGAACCTGACCTTGCCGTTCGGCATGTCTCGCCCTTCCCTTCGCGGCATCTGCCGCAGTGGCCTCTCGGCCAAACGTTTTCGTGCCCGGCCGTATGTCCGTGCGTTGACTAGCAGTCTAGCCGTTCGGCCGTTTAGAACTGTGCGAAACCACAGCTCAGAGGGACTGTGCACAAGCGCGCGCTAAACTCGGTGGAATGAGCACCGAAGAAACCAGCACCCCGTCGCTGTTCGAGCGGATTCTCGCCTACGCGACGGTCTCGATCATTGTCGTCGCACTCGGGTCGTTCTTTGCGACGCTCATCGTTGGTATGAGTAACCGCCAGGCTGTCGCCGAAGGCTTCTGGCCGGTGGTCTACGGGATCTCGCTGTTCGCGCTTCCGATCGGGTTTGCGTTGCTCGTCGTCCTGCTGATCGTCGCGCAACGCCGCCGCAGCCGGGATGCCCGCCGCGGAACCGTCTAGCGAGGTTCGCCCGTTGAGTGGCACTCTCGCGCTCTCGTCCCTGATCGCCTCGCTCGACAGGGCAAGCCTGGATGCGCTCGTGCGCTCGCGCCGCGTGGCCGTCCCAGCTTCGGTCAACGACTCGCTCGATCTCGCAAGCGAGCTACTGAAGCCCGAGTCGATCTCCCAGGCGCTCACGCTGCTTCCTAGGAACCAGCTCACACGTCTCGCGCAAGCCGCCGACAGTGAAGGTGCTGGCGCGCCGAAGTCGATACAGATCGACGACCCTGTTGACGATGATGCAGCTAGGCAGCTTCGGGCGCGGGGATTGCTCGGTGCTGGCAACGCGGAGCTGCCTGAAGTCACCGCCGCCCTCGAGGCGTTGCTCGCCCTCCGTGGGCTGAGCGCCGCAGCGCTGCTCGAAGGCCAGTCACACGCATCCCCACGCGCTGACGTCGAAGCGGCAGACACATCATCCTGGTTCGCCGCCGCGCTCACGTCCACGGGACAGGCCGCATGGCTGCTGCGGGAGCTCGGGCGCGCACCAGCGAAGCTCAACAGAAACGGCGACGTCGCCTCCGCCTGGCTGCGCACGGTTGAAGATCGGCTCGCGATTCCCCATGCCGGCGAACTCGTCGTCTTGTTGCGCGCTGCGGATCTCGCGTACGCGTCTGACGGCCTGTGCACCTCGAACGGGGAACACTGGCTCGGCGCGAGCCACGACGACAGGTGGATCGCTCTCGCAAAGGCCGCGGTTGAGCTTATGCCGAGCGAGCTGCGCGGCCTCCTCACGAGAGCAACTGTGGGGTCGCAGCTTCGTCCGGTCGTCGAGCATTTCCCCGAGCAGTTCCCGCTCGTGACTGACTCAACGTTTACCGCGATCGACAGGGCCGCAGGCCTCTGGGAGCGCATCGGTCTGACAGTGTCGGGCAGCTTCAGCGAGC
Above is a window of Leucobacter aridicollis DNA encoding:
- a CDS encoding ASCH domain-containing protein; translated protein: MTAATTVGEFWETRRASDSTLPAEIPEAWAFGATKEHADSLLQLVLDGTKTGTASSVWDYEFTGESLPQVGEYSIILDGAGEPRAVIVTTSVEIVPFDEVTEEHARAEGEDDRTLASWRTIHERYWRLHSESPKGYEPDMPVLCERFRLVYGS
- a CDS encoding DUF3027 domain-containing protein; protein product: MSEQNAEQSAIDGSAQPDETTEARTPIEPDAVLLTRESRAQARAALEEITDAKSIGGDAGYEVNDERTVTVFFESLLAGYPGWRWAAAIARVDEDAPVTVLEVELLPGEGSMLAPEWVPWSERLAQYRDAQSRQSKEAAAEHAAAEQAAAELADLDDADEDALENDYADYEDDLDGVDLGEGDDEDGHDDADDDADDDVDDDDGDEDGDDLDNDEDDDDDDENDTDDAHAAADDSEDADDED
- a CDS encoding cold-shock protein, with the protein product MPNGKVRFYDEDKGFGFIQGEDGQQVYLHASVIPDGVEVRAGSRLEYSVGEGRRGPQALSVRVIDTPLLAKRSRKSADEMAVIIEDLVKLLDAVGGKLKGGQYPERQASRQVATMLRRVADDFDV